The region TTAATAAATATGATCCAGTCAGTTCTTTAGCAGAATCACCCTCTTTAACCATTAAAAGTGCATGATTGTTATTTTGGGAGTATCAAATGTTGTGATAATTTAGAAGGTTGTTATTGTGCCGATGTTTCAGTCTAGCGGTTGAGATCATGATATTAAAGGTTAATCATATTTGAGTCTCATTCATGTGTGGGTGTTTGCCCAACAATGTGCTAGTTTTTGTCTTGTTTACAGATTGGTGTTTGTTCCCCCAACCGTTAATGTAAATGACACAGCTTGCATCGTCATAGCAAAGTAGAACTCAAGGtgattatttataaaataaaaataaaaattcaaggTGATTATGTCTTAATGACATATCACATATCTAATAATCAGTAATGCACTCAATTAAAAATGGCTTAGAAATAAATTCAACATTGGTTTTTGTTCCTCTGACTGGTAAAGTAAATGATACAGCTCTGTCATCATAGCAAAATAGAATTCAAGATGATTATATCTTAATGAAATACCTAATAATCGgtaatgccttaattaaaaaatgGCTTAGAAATAAATGCCAAGCCACCTTTTAATGGTTAGGTTAAGTTGTCTTTGCTGAAGATTCAATTATTTTGAAGTGTTCCTATGGTCGTATTATACTTACACTATTCGGACAGGAAATTCTATTAGTGTTAATTCTTTTGTTTACTTGATAATCCTATTGTAGGTCTATTTGGAGAtcccaaatggagaaaaattggCTGAAGCTCTTCATGCTAAGGTGAGAAATTACGTGTATTTGCTCAATCAGTTGATGATCTGGTCAAATCTCCTCATTTGAACTTATGGATGGTTTCTTTTGGTTCCACCCCTATGTTCATTTTTGCAGGGAATTCCTTATGTGATGTACTGGAAGAGCGCATTTTCCTGCTATGCAGCATCCCATTTTCGACATGCATTTTTATGTGTGGCACAGAGGTATTCTTACCGGTGACTCTAGATGTGCGGTGATTTGATGCATTATTCTGGACCTTCCCATATATTCAATTGCTTGTAGTTTCTTTTTGTTGCCTATTCTCTGTGCTAGAGAACAACAGTTGTATTCTACCAGTTGACTTCAATAATATGGCTGTCCATTCATTTTAGAAAACCACCTGGATTTATACATTACCATTAAGCTATTTCTTATTGGTACTTTGTGGTCATTatcaaattttccattttaatcCCTTTCCACGTCTGCTACATTTGTCCAAGAATTACACTGTATTCTTGTCTAGTTTGATGGTGGTTTAGTGGTAGACTTCACAGAGCTTTTCATATTGATTTTTGTGGCATTCTTGACTCTTTACTTGCAACCAAGCATGTTATCGGGGGATTGTCAAGATCACCAGCACACTTCACGGCAAAGGGATGCCTTCTTTAGAGGCTTACATCATTCAAATAAATAGTACTAGTTACTTTCGGATCAGCTGTCTGTGCAGTTGATTTCTTTTCTACATTGCATTAGGAGAGCCAACTTTGATGAAGTTGATACATGATTTTATATCTGTATGGCTTGAAGTAAGGTATTGATTTAGGAGGTCTACTTGTTGTATCCTGCAGTTCAAGTTGTCATGTTTGGGATGCTTTCCAACTTGCACATGCGTCCTTTAGGCTTTACTGTGTCCGGAACAACCTTGTTCTCCCTGAGATGAGCCAGCAGGCCAGTGGTAAACTGGGTCCTCACCTGCTTGGCGATCCTCCAAAAATCGATGTCCCTTCACCTGAGGCAGGTCctgaagatgatgaagaaagCAATTCTGATGCTCTTCCTGCCATAAAgatctatgatgatgatgtgaacATGAGGTTTCTCGTTTGTGGACTGCCATGCTCATTGGTATGAGACTGATTTCATGTACTCTTTCTATTCGGTTGCATGTGGCACAATTCCCGTTTTTGTGTTTTCTAAAAAGTTTCGACTTCTTTGAGTGATAATGTTCTAATCATTATGTGAACAACTTCCAAGAATTTAAATTCATTAATCAATGAAAATTTTAATGAGGACTCATAAATGATATAACTTACCCCAACTTGATGGGGCTGAAACGTAGTTGTTATGGTAATCTCATAAACAACAATGTGATTCTTTCTTTACGAAGTCCTCTGTCTGAACAACCCCTTAAAGTTATTAGATTAATTGTCTATTATTACAACTACAATATGTTACGAAGCTATTTGACAGCATGTGATAGTTTCTTTATGAATTGAACTCTCCGAACTTGATATTTAACAATCAAATCAACGCCCTGAGTAACTCAAAGAAGTTAGATTAATTAGCTCACGCTATAAATGCTATATGTTAGTCAAACTTACTTCTTCATCCGCTTAGTTTGTGCTTGAAGATATACAGCTTACATGCACACAAACGTATAATACTTTTCATAGCGTGTCTTCTAAGTTGTGTCATGTTATATTCGGAACTATTTTGTACACATTACTTATGTTATGAATGGCTTCTTGTCTCAGGATGAATGCTTGTTGGGATCTATAGCCGACGGTCTGAATGCCCTCTTAAGTATAGAAGTAAGTTACACCAAAAATTCCTCCTTTTTATCACCTTGTGGCACATATTTTCAATTCTTGAAGAAATGGAAGCTGTTTATGATAACAAATATACTAAAACTTCTTCAGATTAGTGGTCACTTGGCACCATCTTCTTTATTTGAGCTGCTCAGACTTGTCTAGTTTTTAGCTTCCTGCCATCTGAATGAGTGTATCTGGTCATCATTCTCGtagatattaaatttttttgtgcACATGCTGCTGATATTCCCTTTTCTTGAGCTTAAGAAAATGTTGATAGATGGACCTAAGGGTGTGGTTTAGCAGTCAATGAAGTAGGCAAAAATCATGGGAGACCAATCCTAGCAGAGACAAGAATGCTGTTCTTTTGCATTCGCTTAAGTCCGGGTGGACAGAGTTACTAGATACCTATTTTGGTGGGAGGTAAGAGGTATTCGTGTGGAGTAATTGAGGTGTGCACATACTCGTCCAAACACCAACATTATCAcacaaaaaaagattaaaaagatATGCCGATAGATCTAAACCTTAAAGAAATGTTGAAGAACAGAAGAAGATTGCTTCAAATGATAGATTGATAGATCTCTTCAATGTGGTGGGCAGATGGACAAAAAGAAGAATAAGGGCGCGTTTGGAGAGCCACCTTAGAATAAGAGGGTGTGATTGGATGTAGTTACACAGTTTTGGCATGTTTATCTGGCTGATTAATTACTTGGTTAGCATGAAAAGAGTGTAATCGAGTGGGAGCAATTACGCTTTCCTGTTTTTCTGGGGGAAGCGAGAATTGATGGTAATTATACTATGTATTATATTCAAAgtttaacttttaattttttagttCATTTTTTCTACGCTAACTCGTGCTACTTTTTCCACGCTGATACTTATCAACAGCGTAGGAGTGTATGTTCTAGAAAAGAATACTTTCACATCTTAGTGGAGGATCCGGGTGCCACATTGCTTTGAACGTAGACGTCACTATCATAAAATCACTAATTTTCAATGATCGTTGGAATTTGGGTAAGGGATTTTCGATGAAAAGTGTGTCGAAAGCGTTACCTCGAGCCAAATTTTCCGTCAGAAATAACGATGTTTTAGTAGTATACATCTATTTTCGAAGTAGTGTGGCACTTAGAATCTCCAAATAACGAAAACACTTGGTTGGTTTGACCAGATTTAGCCTTCAATTAGTCCTTTCAGTTTATATAGACAAATTGATCAAAATGTAATgattatactccctccggatcaaaatgagtgtccacttagccctttgcacaccccttaagaaaacactaactcctagataaaaagaggtaatttgactaaactgcccctaattaaataggtattgggatttgatcacatagcacttaataggggcaaatctagaaaaagaagatttattctttcttgatttgataagtggacgctttttgactcaagaaaaaaaggccaagtggacactctttttgatccagagggagtaataacttggcacaaaacaaaAGCTTAATCCAACTTGTGAATCAGAGTGTGAACAAATATATGTTTTTAGTTCCATTATTAAGCGGTTATGGATCAAGCCAAGCATCATCATTACAGAGAGAGATGAACTTTTAAGTTTGAAGGAAAGAATCTTCAATTTTGTTTCATACTTAAAGTCTTAAACAAAGATGAGACAAAAAGTTAAAGAATCGTTTGAAAAAGTGAGTCAAACTACTTTTGAATAACTGGTCAAGAAGACAGATACGAACCATAAAAATAGAGTAcctgtatatgtatttgtatatacCTATTGCTTCAGCAAGCAAAATATTAACTACTTGTTGGCAGTGGGATTTGAACTCCCACCACATAGGAGAAACTTTAAACTTTTGCCACTGGCACCTTTGCCTCTTTTGTTGATGTGGGTAGCACTTGATATCTTTATAGTAtttcttacatatatatacatatacatacaaagtTTCAACCGAAGCTTGCGGGTGGCATGGCACTCCCTCGGGCCTTAATAGATCCACCCCTGCATCTCATGTTTATCTTTTAAGATGTTTTTTTTAACGAAACAATTGGAGATTTAGATTATATTCACATGTTTTGGCCAGAAAATCTAAATTTGCAATTGGATCTtttctaaatgatttttttttttttttgtttgtaagtTTAACGAAACAATTGGAGATTTAGATTATATTCACATGTTTTGGctaaaaatctaaaatttgcaattggatctttttttttttcccctctttttttgttttttgtttttgtttgtgaGACACACCCAATGTTGTGGCCtggtggtcaatgaagtggtgAAAACTTTAGAAATTAAGGTTCAAATCTAGCAGAGACAAAGCACTAGGAGATTTTTCCCATCTACAAAAGCCTTGGTGGGTAGAGTTATTTGTTACCTGTCCTGGTGGGGGCTAGCAAATATCCGGCGGAATCGAGGTGTGCACAAGCTGATCTGGACATTAGgttattggaaaaaaaaaaaatcttgtgaGAGGATATCAGTTATTtacataatactccctccgtttcattttatcgtcttagtttgactgggcacatAATATGAGAAGTAAGAGAAACTTTTTagccttgtggttttaaactAAAGATGTGAATAAtattaaacatgtcatgtgggatgttggaattaaagagttgctaAATGTGGGAATTGACATTCTTttgagacagactaaaaaggaaagtatgaCATTTAAATTTAAACATAGGaagtaataatttaaaatacttctaataagaaaatatgtattttaaccataaattattttaataattacTAGATACATGTATATTAATAAGAGACTAAAGATTACCTACTGTTCATattattttaaatcaaaaaaatatatgactgtgtaattactacctgTGAAACCAAACATGCTGATGAATTTCTTAATAATTACTTCATGACAAAAATAAGCCTTTGTACTTTTCAATTACTAGACTACATAATTTCTTCcttagtaattacacagcctggAAATTACGCAGGGCTTCAAACTCGTCCTTTTTATATTTCTTGCTTGTCTATTGAAGAATGAGAAAGTTGGATGTTCTTGAAATCACTAAATTTTTTCTAGGTATGACGTGATTGAGTACTGAAAAAactgcttttcttttttgttattcCAGATGCGAGGGGGTAAGCTGCATAACCGGGTCAGGTACTTCTCAGAATGGATTTTGTGGTGctgtaatattttattttccagaCCTGCTTCATGGAgttgttattttcttttctgaaaTTTGATGTTATTAGCATTTCAAAATTTACTCCACTGGTGATTGCATCTTTAAGACTAGGAAACTTATATGCTTGATATCGAATTACTTTCATTTGTCTATGAGGTATCTGCCAgatttgcttattttttttctgtttGCCAGTCACCAAACATCAGCAATATGCACTTCCCTGATTAAATTCTCTGTTCATGTGCTACTCTCTTGTCAATTGTTGTGCCCCTAACGTTGCTGCTCTGTGATACAGTGCCCTTCCACCACCTCTTCAGGCTGGTACATTTTCCCGTGGTGTTGTGACCATGCGGTGTGATCTGTCAACCAGTAGTTCTGCTCATATTTCACTTCTAGTTTCAGGCAGTGCTCAAACATGTTTTGATGATCAGGTAATTTTAGCAGTATGTTCATGTACAGGCTAGTGACTTTAATTGCCCTCTGAGGACAGATTGGATGATGCATTTTTCCCTGTTACTTTTCAGCTATTAGAGAATCACATAAAAAGTGAAATAATTGAAAATAGTACGCTGATTCATGCACTACCAAGTGATGAAGAAAATAGGCCACCCATATCTCAGCCTCGGAGATCAATGTCTGTAGCTTGTGGATCAGAAGTATTTGAAGTTTGCATGAAGGTTCCGATGTGGGCTTCACAGGTCCTTAATTTTCACTACTCtttgtttctcttttttgttcCCTCACTAAGTCCTTTTAGAGATACTCTGAGAGAAGATGGGGGGATCCAATCAATTTGGCTCCTGGTTTTCTTTAAACGTAATGGCTGTTGATTTGATCAGTATATGTGCTTCCTTATaaataaagaacaaaatcaGCATATGTGCTTGTACTAAGTTCGGTGTCTctcgttttcatatttatacttAGAAAAGTTTGTTTTCTGGTTAATATGTTGGAGAATGGTCTATACATTTGATAGTGGGTATCTAGGCTTTCTTTTAATGTAATGACTATCTAGTCATTATTGCTCTTCTTTTAAGTTCCTTGGTCACCTTTTCATATTTGTAGCATCAAAGGATTGTGTGCTGGATCCAGGATCACTATTAGTTATTAATAAGGATCCAGGATCACTATTAGTTATTCATAATTTCATTATTGATGGTGTTTACCGCCTTCTTAAGGTTCTAGTTAGACCTTTATAAGTTGGTTCTTCATGTTCTGTTCTATTCAGGTTTTGAGACAATTGGCTCCTGATGTTTCGTATCGTAGTTTAGTTGCACTTGGCATTGCTAGCATTCAGGGACTAGCTGTAGCTTCATTTGAGAAAGATGATGCTGAACGACTTCTTTTCTTCTGCACAAAGCAACGGAAGGATAGGGCTTTCGGCAATTTTAAGATTGGGAATCCTCCAGCATGGTTAAGACCACCTGCTCCTAGCAGAAAGAGGTCTGATTTTTATCAAGAAACAAgtcatattttccaaaatggtTTAGCACCTGAAAATCATTTAGCtgtgaaagaagagaaagaaagtcgATTAGGGAATGGTGTTGCAACACCTCTGGTGACTGCTAGACAAAAACGCAAAGTTGCTGCTATGCGGCCCATTCCTCATGTTCGTCACCAGAAAATGCTACCCTTTTCTGGAATTTCGGAGCTGGGGAGCCTTGATGAGAACCATGTGAAACCTAATCTGCCCATCATTCCTTCTTCAACTAAGGGTAGCAATGTTGGAGTAACTCCTGCTGCCCATCGGAAAGCAGCATCAAGTTCACATCAGGCTAAGCAAattatatccttgaatcctcTTCCACTGAAGAAACATGGTTGTGGGCGAAGTCCAATACATGTGTGTTCTGAGGTAAGATAATttttcctttcatatatattttcatgcattaacTTTGCTTGAGGATTCTGATCTCTGCTTTGGATTATGCCCATTTATCTGCTGTTACCTATTTAATCTGAATTATTGAAATTAGGAAGAACCCTGTATAAACAATAGCTGATTTTACAGGCTCCAAGAAAAATTAAAGTGTTGTGAATTTCAGAATCTGTTGACACAATCTTATGGAATCGAGTTATTTAGTTTGCATTATCTGATAAGAGCTTGTCCTTTAACAGCGGGTGCTTTCAGAATGCATTCTACCCCTCGAATGCCTCTTTTTCACTTTACTACTGTGATTGGATTATATAACTAACATGGATAAGTgtaatcatttttttcttttctctctttctctgcCCCACCTATTTCCAGGAGGAATTTCTGAAAGATGTAATGCAGTTTTTAATTCTTCGTGGACACACTCGTCTCATTCCTCAAGGTGGCCTTGCTGAGTTTCCAGACGCTATTCTCAATGCCAAACGCCTTGACCTCTTTAACTTGTATAGGGAGGTGAGTTTTTTTTCTGCTTATTAAGAAGGAACTTTCAGGAATCTGCAAGGGTGCTGAGCAATATATATTATACTCCCTTGCAGAAAAAATGACAAGACTATCAAACGtcatcttgattttctaaattgAATGTTCTTCAGGTGGTTTCAAGGGGTGGTTTTCATGTTGGCAACGGCATCAATTGGAAAGGGCAAGTTTTCTCAAAGATGCGAAATCACACAGTAACCAACAGGATGACTGTAAGGCCTCTACTCAATATGACATATTAGTAGCCTGTTCTTTTCCAACTTCTTATTGACTAAGCATGTTTCTCTCTCTGAACCAGTGTGTGGGTTGGTTGTCAGCTAATTGTAAACCTTTTTAAGTTACCTAGGATCTGGCCCTACGTATTCCATACGCTCAGACCTGGTTGAAAgaacctatgttgctcggactcttcaaaaatggacACGGGTGcttgtcggatcctccaaaagtagtgcatttttgaaggatccgacacggtTGCGGcatcatttttggagagtccgagcaacataggaaAGAACTGCATGTTTGTTTATGTTCATAAGTTTTTGTGGATGCTTATACTTCCTCATGAGAACTGTTACTGGAGGATTTTTTTACTTCCGATTTTTCAACCCCCCCTTTTTATGTATACCTGCAGAAACTTGAACGGCTCTTTTAACACAATAATTTCTTGAACCAGGGTGTTGGGAATACACTCAAAAGACATTATGAGACTTACCTTTTGGAGTACGAATTGGCTCATGACGATGTTGATGGAGAGTGCTGCTTGTTATGTCGCAGGTCAATTTCCGTTCATCATTTTGTTTTAAATGCTGCTAGTTGTCAAATGTGTCCTGCTGGGTGTAAtaatgagaaaatgacaaaaatggtgccTTCTGTTTGAGAGTAGATTTAAAAGTTGTTTTACGCACCGAacaattttggtcctttaagtttgccaaaaagTTCACTTTGTCtccatcaaatatttaacaatttatgTTCGTCAGATTTGACGGGAACAGTGGGGAAGAAAAAGATTCAACTGTAAACACCAAGAAAGTCCCATCAAATCCTGAAACTAGACACTAAAaagatgtaaaaaaaaatagattacaCCTCAGAAAGCTTCACTTGACTCTAGAAATAAATCAAGAATAGCAGATActacaaaaatatacctctaaatgtgagttcctGCTAAATTCTTGTTTTCATAGTCCCTGTCAAATCTAACGGGCAGAGTTCGATAAATATTTGACGGGGAgtaaaagtgttaacttttggcaaacttaaaggacgaAAACTGTTCAATGCATGCTTAAGGGGCTATTTTGAACCAACCAGCAGACATAAGGGACAATCTTTGATAATGATTGCCTAACAAATGTTACCTATGTCCTCCAGTAGTGCTGCTGGAGATTGGGTTAACTGTGGGATTTGTGGTGAGTGGGCACATTTTGGCTGTGATAGAAGACCGGGTCTTGGTGCCTTCAAGGTACTGAGTTGATCTCCATAACCAACCTCTTTCTTCTAAACATTCTAGGAGGAGTTTTGATGTGAAGTGTATGGTCTGTTTCTTGTTTGATTCTTTTGCAGGACTATGCAAAGACAGATGGACTGGAATACATATGTCCGCAATGCAGCGTTacaaatttcaagaagaaaatgcagaaaactacgaacggaTATTCCTGAACCTAAGCCTAATGGCTTCAACAACACCATTATTGGCTGTCCGCTAATCCCAATTCATTATATACATGTTTTCTCTTAGAACATCATCTGTTTCTTTGCAGAGAAATTAGTTAAAAGCTTCTATTGCTTAGGCATTAGCGTGTGTTCTGGACAAACAGAGAAAGGCGTATATTGAACAGAAGTGAAAATGCAAAAGAAGTTGGAAAGCGGAGACGAGGAGGAAGAGTTGTAGAGATAGGGAAGGGACGAGACTGTATCTCATGGGAAGTCTTTGTA is a window of Lycium ferocissimum isolate CSIRO_LF1 chromosome 12, AGI_CSIRO_Lferr_CH_V1, whole genome shotgun sequence DNA encoding:
- the LOC132040889 gene encoding AT-rich interactive domain-containing protein 4 — translated: MFHNQGASRQSCSLLAVVCGRTAEYDQKPDVHDDKPRYCFPELVSSGRLEVQVLKSPSADEFRKVLDSSQPNIVYLQGERLSNDEVGSLVWGGVELSSVEAISGLFSTTLPTAVYLEIPNGEKLAEALHAKGIPYVMYWKSAFSCYAASHFRHAFLCVAQSSSCHVWDAFQLAHASFRLYCVRNNLVLPEMSQQASGKLGPHLLGDPPKIDVPSPEAGPEDDEESNSDALPAIKIYDDDVNMRFLVCGLPCSLDECLLGSIADGLNALLSIEMRGGKLHNRVSALPPPLQAGTFSRGVVTMRCDLSTSSSAHISLLVSGSAQTCFDDQLLENHIKSEIIENSTLIHALPSDEENRPPISQPRRSMSVACGSEVFEVCMKVPMWASQVLRQLAPDVSYRSLVALGIASIQGLAVASFEKDDAERLLFFCTKQRKDRAFGNFKIGNPPAWLRPPAPSRKRSDFYQETSHIFQNGLAPENHLAVKEEKESRLGNGVATPLVTARQKRKVAAMRPIPHVRHQKMLPFSGISELGSLDENHVKPNLPIIPSSTKGSNVGVTPAAHRKAASSSHQAKQIISLNPLPLKKHGCGRSPIHVCSEEEFLKDVMQFLILRGHTRLIPQGGLAEFPDAILNAKRLDLFNLYREVVSRGGFHVGNGINWKGQVFSKMRNHTVTNRMTGVGNTLKRHYETYLLEYELAHDDVDGECCLLCRSSAAGDWVNCGICGEWAHFGCDRRPGLGAFKDYAKTDGLEYICPQCSVTNFKKKMQKTTNGYS